A stretch of the Nitratireductor thuwali genome encodes the following:
- a CDS encoding AAA family ATPase: MSIIARDQVTDAGNLDEKKLIAEAEAALGDIAKVRDGVGRVIFGQEAVVERTMVAILAGGHALLVGVPGLAKTKLVETLGVVLGLDARRIQFTPDLMPSDILGSEVMEQDSEGKRGFRFLPGPVFAQLLMADEINRASPRTQSALLQSMQEYHVTVAGHRHDLPTPFHVLATQNPLEQEGTYPLPEAQLDRFLMQVDILYPEIDAERRILLETTGINEARPENALTPERLKEIQLLIRRMPVPESVVEAILALVRLARPGLGHPETDRHVAWGPGPRASQALTLCARARALYDGRLAPSVDDVRALAEPVLQHRMALTFAARAEGMSVRDVIARLVKALG, encoded by the coding sequence ATGAGCATCATAGCCCGGGATCAAGTCACCGACGCCGGCAACCTCGACGAGAAAAAGCTGATCGCCGAAGCCGAGGCCGCCCTCGGCGACATCGCGAAGGTGCGCGACGGCGTGGGGCGCGTCATCTTCGGCCAGGAGGCGGTGGTGGAGCGCACAATGGTGGCGATCCTGGCCGGCGGCCATGCGCTGCTGGTGGGCGTGCCGGGGCTGGCCAAGACCAAGCTGGTGGAAACGCTGGGCGTGGTGCTGGGGCTCGACGCCCGCCGCATCCAGTTCACGCCCGACCTGATGCCGTCGGACATTCTCGGCTCCGAGGTGATGGAGCAGGACAGCGAGGGAAAGCGCGGCTTCCGTTTCCTGCCCGGCCCGGTCTTCGCGCAGCTTCTGATGGCCGACGAGATCAACCGCGCGAGCCCGCGCACCCAGTCCGCCCTTCTTCAATCGATGCAGGAATATCACGTGACGGTGGCCGGCCACCGCCACGATCTGCCGACCCCCTTCCACGTGCTGGCCACCCAGAACCCGCTGGAGCAGGAAGGGACATACCCCCTGCCCGAAGCCCAGCTGGACCGGTTCCTGATGCAGGTGGACATCCTTTATCCCGAGATCGACGCGGAGCGGCGTATCCTTCTGGAAACCACAGGCATCAACGAGGCAAGGCCGGAAAACGCGCTGACGCCGGAGCGACTCAAGGAAATACAGCTACTGATCCGCCGGATGCCGGTGCCCGAGAGCGTGGTGGAGGCGATCCTGGCCCTCGTGCGCCTCGCTCGTCCCGGCCTCGGCCACCCCGAAACCGACCGCCATGTCGCCTGGGGCCCCGGGCCGCGCGCAAGCCAGGCGCTGACCCTGTGCGCCCGCGCCCGCGCGCTCTACGACGGGCGGCTGGCGCCTTCCGTCGACGATGTGCGCGCACTCGCCGAACCCGTGCTCCAGCACCGCATGGCGCTCACCTTCGCCGCCCGTGCCGAGGGCATGAGCGTGCGCGACGTGATTGCGCGGCTGGTCAAGGCGCTCGGCTGA